The following coding sequences lie in one Brevibacterium marinum genomic window:
- the ribB gene encoding 3,4-dihydroxy-2-butanone-4-phosphate synthase: MTETTPSAARLDPIDEAIAAFAAGRPIVVVDDEDRENEGDLIMAAEFAEAATMGFFVRYTSGVICAPMEAERAAALELPPMVAANEDPKGTAYTISCDAVGVTTGISAAERAMTGRHLAAADPDPASITRPGHVFPLIAKSGGVRERPGHTEAGVEFARLSGASPVAMIGEVVHDDGSMMRFDSLREFADAHRLVMVSIEELIDYLNEAESVVETESAAKAESGTEAESGVQAESAVEASAEVSLPTKHGSFTSRAFTIDGHDHLGVFSGVSSPAVVDDSAGWESSLRGPAPLVRVHSECLTGDVFGSHRCDCGEQLDLAMHRISEEGGAVIYMTGHEGRGIGLGNKLRAYALQDQGLDTVDANRELGFHDDDRDYRAAAEILRSIGLTRIRLLTNNPEKTRALESLGITIEAVVALEIPARPENSNYLNTKRRRMHHTLTLPSVVGSATASTPTAEKHHC, from the coding sequence ATGACTGAGACCACCCCGAGCGCCGCTCGGCTCGATCCGATCGACGAGGCGATCGCCGCCTTCGCCGCGGGCCGGCCCATCGTCGTCGTCGATGACGAGGACCGCGAGAACGAAGGCGATCTCATCATGGCCGCCGAATTCGCCGAGGCCGCGACCATGGGCTTCTTCGTCCGCTACACCTCCGGCGTCATCTGCGCGCCCATGGAGGCCGAACGTGCCGCCGCGCTCGAACTGCCTCCCATGGTCGCCGCCAATGAGGACCCGAAGGGCACCGCGTACACGATCAGCTGCGACGCGGTCGGAGTGACCACCGGGATCAGCGCCGCCGAACGCGCCATGACCGGCCGCCACCTCGCCGCAGCAGACCCCGACCCGGCCTCGATCACGCGCCCCGGGCATGTGTTCCCCCTCATCGCGAAGTCCGGCGGAGTCCGTGAACGCCCCGGCCACACAGAGGCCGGAGTCGAGTTCGCACGCCTGTCCGGAGCCAGTCCGGTGGCGATGATCGGCGAAGTGGTCCACGACGACGGCTCGATGATGCGCTTCGACTCCCTCCGCGAATTCGCCGACGCCCATCGGCTCGTGATGGTCTCGATCGAAGAGCTCATCGACTACCTGAACGAGGCGGAATCCGTCGTCGAAACGGAATCGGCCGCCAAGGCGGAATCGGGCACCGAAGCGGAATCGGGTGTCCAGGCGGAATCGGCCGTCGAAGCCTCGGCGGAGGTCTCACTGCCGACGAAGCACGGAAGCTTCACTTCCCGCGCATTCACGATCGACGGCCACGACCACCTCGGCGTGTTCTCCGGGGTGAGCTCTCCCGCAGTCGTCGATGACTCGGCGGGCTGGGAGTCGTCGCTGCGGGGACCGGCGCCTCTGGTTCGCGTGCATTCGGAGTGCCTGACCGGCGACGTCTTCGGGTCTCACCGGTGCGACTGCGGAGAGCAGCTGGATCTGGCGATGCACCGCATCTCCGAGGAAGGCGGCGCCGTGATCTACATGACCGGCCATGAGGGGCGCGGAATCGGTCTGGGCAACAAGCTTCGTGCCTACGCCTTGCAGGATCAGGGCCTGGACACGGTTGACGCGAACCGTGAGCTCGGCTTCCACGACGATGATCGTGACTACCGCGCCGCGGCAGAGATCCTGCGCTCGATCGGCCTGACTCGCATCCGACTGCTGACGAACAACCCGGAGAAGACACGGGCTCTCGAATCGCTGGGAATCACGATCGAGGCCGTCGTTGCGCTCGAGATCCCCGCCCGGCCGGAGAACTCGAACTACCTCAACACGAAGCGCCGGCGCATGCACCACACGCTGACCCTGCCCTCGGTGGTCGGCAGCGCCACCGCCTCGACGCCCACCGCTGAGAAGCATCACTGCTGA
- a CDS encoding riboflavin synthase, with product MFTGIIEELGAVAAIEDKDDSAVITIDAKGLVADLGLGGSLAVNGVCLTSVRDEASSPPGSFTAEVQGPFTAEVMGETLRMTGLGALRTGDRVNLERCTPTSGRFDGHVVQGHVDGCGELLSRDDHAEWSTLRIGIPNRLAPFTALKGSIALNGASLTLIAVSEPTEPDAWVEVGLIPATLNHTTFGDISPGDPVNIEVDVLAKYTARLLSFGTDPAGPAQSGPAQPAASAETTTLFNSTEPTRQGADHD from the coding sequence ATGTTCACCGGCATCATCGAAGAGCTCGGCGCCGTCGCAGCCATCGAGGACAAGGACGACTCGGCCGTCATCACCATCGACGCGAAGGGCCTCGTCGCCGACCTCGGGCTCGGCGGCTCATTGGCCGTCAACGGTGTGTGCCTGACCTCGGTCAGGGACGAAGCCTCCTCGCCGCCGGGGTCCTTCACCGCCGAGGTGCAGGGCCCCTTCACCGCCGAGGTGATGGGCGAGACGCTGCGCATGACCGGGCTCGGCGCGCTGCGCACCGGGGACCGAGTCAACTTGGAGAGGTGCACACCGACTTCGGGGCGCTTCGACGGGCACGTCGTGCAGGGACACGTCGACGGCTGCGGTGAGCTGCTCAGCCGGGACGACCACGCGGAATGGTCGACGCTGCGGATCGGGATCCCGAATCGCCTGGCGCCGTTTACCGCGCTCAAGGGATCCATCGCCCTCAACGGCGCCTCGCTGACGCTGATCGCCGTGTCCGAACCCACCGAGCCCGACGCGTGGGTCGAGGTCGGGCTCATTCCGGCCACCCTGAATCACACCACCTTCGGCGACATCTCCCCCGGCGACCCGGTCAACATCGAAGTGGACGTGCTCGCGAAGTACACGGCGCGCCTGCTCTCGTTCGGCACCGACCCCGCCGGACCGGCACAGTCCGGCCCGGCACAGCCCGCCGCCTCCGCCGAGACGACCACGCTCTTCAACTCAACAGAGCCCACCCGACAAGGAGCCGACCATGACTGA
- the ribD gene encoding bifunctional diaminohydroxyphosphoribosylaminopyrimidine deaminase/5-amino-6-(5-phosphoribosylamino)uracil reductase RibD, with amino-acid sequence MTAALKAARRGHRGANPLVGAAILTKDAQVVVGHHAGAGSPHAEVDAITTAIDLDVDLAASTLFVTLEPCAHTGRTGPCTQAIIDAGIPDVVFALHDSNGVAAGGGTVLAEAGVRVRSGLGHDEASALNVRWRRSVDAERPFVTAKIAQSLDGMVAASDGTSQWITSAASRDHAHELRSRVDGILVGTGTALTDDPRLNARGPGGEPLESQPVPIVLGLTSLPPESFLALNPDTVHLRTHDITAALGELHARGMRHILIEGGPGVLGAFFAAGAVDEVFCYQAPLLVGPGRSSLSGLSTSTLSEAVSLVPDETAEPAMSRHGPDVLLHFVVGESCAEAAASGAETAAAETDGVSTNIETTDAYFI; translated from the coding sequence ATGACCGCTGCCCTAAAGGCCGCGCGACGCGGTCACAGAGGTGCGAATCCGCTGGTGGGAGCCGCGATCCTGACGAAGGACGCGCAGGTCGTCGTCGGCCACCACGCCGGTGCCGGCAGTCCCCACGCCGAGGTGGACGCCATCACCACGGCCATCGACCTCGACGTCGACCTCGCCGCCTCCACCCTGTTCGTGACCCTGGAACCCTGCGCGCACACCGGCCGGACCGGACCGTGCACCCAGGCGATCATCGACGCCGGCATCCCCGATGTCGTCTTCGCCCTGCACGATTCCAACGGCGTGGCAGCCGGAGGTGGAACCGTCCTCGCCGAGGCGGGTGTCCGGGTCCGCTCGGGACTGGGCCACGACGAAGCCTCGGCTCTCAACGTCCGGTGGCGGCGTTCCGTCGACGCCGAGCGGCCGTTCGTCACGGCGAAGATCGCGCAGAGTCTCGACGGCATGGTCGCAGCCTCCGACGGAACCAGCCAGTGGATCACCTCGGCGGCCTCACGTGACCATGCGCACGAGCTGCGGTCCCGGGTCGACGGAATCCTCGTCGGGACCGGCACCGCCCTCACCGACGACCCGCGCCTCAACGCCAGAGGCCCGGGCGGTGAACCGCTGGAGTCACAGCCGGTGCCCATCGTGCTCGGACTCACGTCGCTGCCGCCCGAGTCGTTCCTGGCGCTCAACCCCGACACCGTTCACCTGCGCACACATGACATCACGGCTGCCCTGGGAGAACTGCACGCCAGGGGTATGCGGCACATCCTCATCGAGGGAGGACCCGGTGTGCTCGGCGCGTTCTTCGCCGCGGGTGCGGTCGACGAGGTCTTCTGCTATCAGGCTCCCCTGCTCGTGGGACCGGGCCGCTCCAGCCTGTCGGGCCTGAGCACCTCGACGCTGAGCGAGGCCGTCAGCCTGGTTCCCGACGAGACCGCCGAGCCGGCGATGTCTCGGCATGGGCCCGACGTTCTGCTGCACTTCGTCGTCGGAGAGTCGTGCGCTGAGGCTGCTGCCTCCGGCGCTGAGACTGCCGCCGCTGAGACCGACGGTGTCAGCACGAACATCGAAACCACTGACGCATATTTCATCTGA
- a CDS encoding MarR family winged helix-turn-helix transcriptional regulator — translation MDDVDSNEIVSGLVVVSSRLTRALRRVIGDESDLVTLRGLGVVEQYQPVRVGHFAQGYLCSQPAATKVLARLEEAGYVLREASASDRRASQFSLTDAGRARLAENRNVLAERMEPYFEALTPEDRLSVHRALGLVSQYLQEQHPVDADEIQQDETQGG, via the coding sequence ATGGATGATGTTGATTCGAACGAGATCGTCTCGGGCCTGGTCGTCGTATCCTCGCGCCTGACCAGGGCGCTGAGGCGAGTGATCGGCGATGAAAGCGACCTGGTCACCTTGCGCGGCCTCGGCGTGGTCGAGCAGTACCAGCCCGTTCGGGTCGGTCATTTCGCGCAGGGATACCTCTGTTCTCAGCCGGCCGCGACGAAGGTTCTGGCCCGTCTCGAGGAGGCGGGCTACGTCCTCCGTGAAGCCAGCGCGAGCGACAGACGCGCATCGCAGTTCTCACTGACCGATGCCGGCCGCGCGCGGCTGGCGGAGAATCGCAATGTCCTGGCCGAGCGGATGGAGCCCTACTTCGAGGCGCTGACTCCCGAGGACCGACTCAGCGTCCACCGGGCCCTGGGCCTGGTCTCGCAGTATCTGCAGGAACAGCATCCCGTGGATGCCGACGAAATCCAGCAGGACGAGACGCAGGGCGGCTGA
- a CDS encoding MFS transporter: protein MSVSPGNEAQMNDEEGAEASILRQPRAVWAVAFAAVIAFMGIGLVDPILPAISAELNASPAESMLLFTSYLFITGGMMFFTSFVSSRIGAKTTLLIGLVLIVAFSALAGFSGSVDQIIGFRAGWGLGNALFISTALSTIVGAASGGADKAIILYEAALGVGIATGPLLGGLLGGISWRGPFFGTAVLMAIGFIAIVILLPGGKSGGENSLKTSPEPIRLGATFRALARPGICVLGIAALLYNFGFFILLAYSPFPVEAAAAKMGIEDFGAMGLGYVFFGWGICVAITSVFGAPILTKRMGRRRSLVVSLVALAVLLAVMAFLVDSFVGIIICVIVAGLILGVLNTVFTESAMEATDLPRPVASGTYSGVRFIGGAVAPIVAGSVSESIGTGAPYFFGSAAVLLSVVVIAIGWRALRRVDGHIDESPVDEAYALTGGDA from the coding sequence ATGAGCGTGTCACCGGGTAATGAAGCACAGATGAACGACGAGGAGGGGGCGGAAGCCTCTATTCTGCGTCAACCACGAGCAGTATGGGCGGTCGCGTTCGCCGCGGTCATCGCCTTCATGGGCATCGGGCTGGTCGACCCGATTCTGCCCGCGATCTCCGCCGAGCTCAACGCCTCGCCGGCGGAGTCGATGCTGCTATTCACCAGCTATCTGTTCATCACCGGCGGCATGATGTTCTTCACGAGCTTCGTCTCCTCGCGGATCGGTGCGAAGACCACGCTGCTCATCGGCCTGGTCCTCATCGTCGCGTTCTCCGCTCTGGCCGGGTTCTCCGGCAGCGTCGATCAGATCATCGGCTTCCGGGCCGGTTGGGGCCTGGGCAACGCACTCTTCATCTCCACGGCGCTCTCGACCATCGTCGGTGCGGCCTCCGGAGGGGCGGACAAGGCGATCATCCTCTACGAGGCGGCTCTGGGCGTCGGCATCGCGACCGGTCCGCTGCTGGGCGGACTGCTCGGCGGAATCTCTTGGCGCGGCCCGTTCTTCGGCACCGCTGTCCTCATGGCCATCGGCTTCATCGCCATCGTCATCCTCCTGCCCGGAGGGAAGTCGGGAGGCGAGAACTCCCTCAAGACCTCGCCCGAGCCGATCAGACTCGGCGCCACCTTCCGCGCTCTCGCCCGCCCCGGCATCTGCGTCCTGGGCATCGCCGCCCTGCTGTACAACTTCGGGTTCTTCATCCTCCTGGCCTACAGTCCCTTCCCGGTCGAAGCGGCCGCAGCGAAGATGGGCATCGAGGACTTCGGTGCGATGGGGCTCGGCTACGTGTTCTTCGGCTGGGGAATATGCGTGGCCATCACCTCGGTCTTCGGCGCACCGATCCTGACCAAGCGCATGGGCCGTCGCCGCAGCCTCGTCGTCTCTCTGGTCGCGCTCGCAGTGCTGCTGGCCGTCATGGCGTTCCTCGTCGACTCGTTCGTGGGCATCATCATCTGCGTGATCGTCGCCGGACTCATTCTGGGCGTGCTCAACACGGTCTTCACCGAATCGGCGATGGAGGCCACGGACCTGCCCCGTCCCGTCGCGTCGGGAACCTACTCGGGCGTGCGCTTCATCGGTGGTGCCGTGGCTCCGATCGTCGCCGGGTCCGTCTCCGAATCGATCGGCACCGGTGCACCGTACTTCTTCGGCTCCGCGGCGGTACTCCTATCCGTCGTCGTCATCGCCATCGGGTGGAGGGCCCTGCGCCGGGTCGACGGTCACATCGACGAATCCCCGGTCGACGAGGCCTATGCGCTCACCGGCGGAGACGCCTGA
- a CDS encoding DUF805 domain-containing protein: protein MSYDANSAYNANNAYPSGPGGPGPSAMGPSAMGPDGQIRGASSPEDLSLPLYGASFGQAVKRFFKKYATFSGRASRSEYWWVYLFSFLVQIVPMILVIIGSVMVSGPAVADPYATAPPEPSGPGLALLLIGGILSLLIGLALIVPTLAVAWRRLHDANLAGPFWFLSLIPSVGSIIVIVLTILPPRPEGQRFDV, encoded by the coding sequence ATGTCCTACGATGCGAACAGCGCCTATAACGCGAACAATGCCTATCCTTCAGGCCCTGGGGGTCCCGGCCCTTCGGCGATGGGTCCTTCGGCGATGGGTCCTGACGGTCAGATCCGCGGAGCTTCCAGCCCCGAAGACCTCTCCCTTCCGCTCTACGGCGCATCATTCGGCCAAGCCGTCAAGCGTTTCTTCAAGAAGTACGCCACCTTCTCGGGGCGCGCCTCACGCAGCGAATACTGGTGGGTGTATCTGTTCAGTTTTTTGGTTCAGATCGTTCCGATGATTCTCGTCATCATCGGTTCGGTCATGGTCAGCGGTCCGGCTGTCGCCGATCCGTATGCAACGGCACCACCTGAGCCTTCCGGGCCGGGCCTGGCGCTGCTCCTGATCGGAGGCATCCTGTCCCTTCTCATCGGGTTGGCACTGATCGTTCCCACGCTTGCGGTGGCATGGCGCCGTCTGCACGACGCGAACCTCGCCGGACCGTTCTGGTTCCTCAGCCTCATTCCGAGCGTCGGCTCGATCATTGTGATCGTGCTGACCATCCTGCCTCCCAGGCCGGAGGGCCAGCGCTTCGACGTGTGA
- a CDS encoding TRAP transporter large permease — protein sequence MTEALVVTAAVILLLFLIIIRTPIFIALGVSGLLGLFVVEGFSGIQQMPIAFVSQLENYSLVAAPMYILLGEILVVGGLGQAIFRAAHQWLARIPGGLALASVGSSTVFGAMSGVSISSVAVVGRMAVPEMLRRGYNPGLASGSVVASGALAMLIPPSLMFILFSSISGAGVGELFAAGLIPGLLLAVLMMSFVVLVATIRKDLAPRTTETITWASRFASLVKIVPAMALIIVVLGSIYTGLATATEAAAIGTIGAALIVGLIDRALTWANVKKILIETTKISGSLLIIVGAAFAFTQLLVVVRAPEAITGAVSSLSLPPVLIAIVVLLIIAMLGCLVDAASLLLVVTPIVLPIFTTLGYDPIWVGVILVVTLETAVITPPVGLNLYTMKSVVPELDIADIVKGAVPYLFIEFALIVLLVCVPAIVTWFPSISAA from the coding sequence ATGACTGAAGCCCTTGTCGTCACCGCAGCAGTGATCCTCCTGCTGTTCCTCATCATCATCCGCACGCCGATCTTCATCGCCCTCGGCGTCTCCGGACTGCTCGGGCTCTTCGTCGTCGAGGGCTTCTCCGGCATCCAGCAGATGCCGATCGCCTTCGTCAGCCAATTGGAGAACTACTCACTCGTGGCCGCGCCCATGTACATCCTCCTCGGCGAGATCCTCGTCGTCGGAGGACTGGGGCAGGCGATCTTCCGGGCGGCGCATCAATGGCTGGCACGAATCCCCGGCGGTCTCGCGCTCGCATCGGTCGGTTCCTCGACCGTTTTCGGGGCAATGTCGGGAGTGTCCATCTCCTCGGTCGCCGTCGTCGGCCGGATGGCTGTGCCGGAGATGCTGCGCCGTGGCTACAACCCGGGTCTCGCCTCGGGTTCGGTCGTCGCCTCCGGAGCTCTGGCGATGCTCATTCCGCCGAGTCTCATGTTCATCCTCTTCTCGTCGATCAGCGGGGCAGGCGTCGGCGAGCTCTTCGCCGCCGGCCTGATCCCCGGTCTGCTCCTGGCCGTGCTGATGATGAGCTTCGTCGTCCTCGTCGCCACGATCAGGAAGGACCTGGCCCCGCGGACGACGGAGACGATCACATGGGCGTCGAGGTTCGCCTCTCTGGTGAAGATCGTTCCCGCCATGGCGCTCATCATCGTCGTCCTCGGATCGATCTACACCGGTCTGGCCACCGCCACCGAGGCGGCCGCGATCGGCACCATCGGGGCAGCGCTCATCGTCGGACTGATCGATCGGGCGCTGACCTGGGCCAACGTCAAGAAGATCCTCATCGAGACGACGAAGATCTCCGGCAGTCTGCTCATCATCGTCGGAGCGGCGTTCGCGTTCACACAGCTGCTCGTCGTCGTCCGGGCGCCGGAGGCCATCACGGGCGCGGTGAGTTCGCTGAGCCTGCCCCCGGTGCTCATCGCGATCGTCGTGCTGCTCATCATCGCAATGCTCGGATGTCTCGTCGACGCGGCATCGCTGCTCCTCGTGGTCACACCCATCGTGCTGCCGATCTTCACCACGCTCGGCTACGACCCGATCTGGGTGGGCGTCATCCTCGTCGTGACTCTCGAGACCGCAGTGATCACACCGCCGGTGGGTCTCAACCTCTACACGATGAAGTCGGTGGTGCCGGAGCTCGACATCGCCGACATCGTCAAGGGCGCGGTGCCGTACCTGTTCATCGAGTTCGCGCTCATCGTGCTCCTCGTCTGCGTGCCCGCGATCGTGACCTGGTTCCCGAGCATCTCCGCCGCCTGA
- a CDS encoding TRAP transporter small permease, which produces MSKEPQQRQIFHQPSKSPRRTNRVLGPLADALVAVTAGMRVVSGIVIVIIMLVTGYDVIMRYIFAKPLEWSLPVSMLGLVVIVMFAVPNIAAQRSHIAMDLFYRKFSARGKLVADIITNTATLLFSMVVGLTAAGASANFLTGGLRTSGNFNLPVWIDYAVVAVGLLVLALVVILMPWQTRTAQNAEETDEEPTDTARGGNHD; this is translated from the coding sequence ATGAGCAAAGAACCGCAGCAGCGACAGATCTTCCATCAACCCTCCAAATCGCCGAGGCGGACCAACCGAGTCCTCGGGCCCCTCGCCGATGCCCTGGTGGCCGTGACCGCGGGCATGCGGGTCGTCTCCGGGATCGTCATCGTCATCATCATGCTCGTCACCGGCTATGACGTCATCATGCGCTACATCTTCGCGAAACCGCTCGAGTGGTCGCTGCCGGTGAGCATGCTCGGGCTCGTCGTCATCGTCATGTTCGCCGTCCCCAATATCGCCGCCCAGCGCTCACACATCGCGATGGATCTCTTCTACCGCAAGTTCAGCGCTCGGGGGAAACTCGTCGCCGACATCATCACGAACACCGCCACGCTGCTCTTCAGCATGGTCGTCGGACTGACGGCGGCCGGCGCCTCCGCGAACTTCCTCACCGGAGGCTTGCGGACTTCGGGCAACTTCAATCTCCCGGTGTGGATCGACTACGCGGTCGTGGCCGTGGGACTGCTCGTGCTCGCGCTGGTCGTCATCCTCATGCCCTGGCAGACGCGCACCGCGCAGAATGCTGAGGAGACCGACGAGGAACCCACCGATACTGCCCGAGGGGGCAACCATGACTGA
- a CDS encoding TRAP transporter substrate-binding protein, with product MDRSTPKAMTDTPVGRRSMLALAGLPLLLAGCGTVGTTSLTRGGRSASDVRVATYLTPSYKDLYPGIEMFVDTAAEAEGVSVDLYDSGTLLNAEQTIPGLLQGVADVVVQTSSYVSTSYPILGVYELPFVNEGFEQIRRALAFDGPLTQLINETLRPRGLVSLGSMPTTPEWLFTVDRPVEKPEDVRGLRIRTAGHVEGEVIRKLGGSPVSMSSAELYEALERGTIDGMVSYMGTVISRDLQNVLRFGTEAHFGDYSVDAYANVDWYDALPNATREALRNGGRMLNEQGTDHQVAVHEDTYRGIIESSGVEVLTLDEQQTTRFRKATTPVLEWWKQKVDDPDLVERALKLVRSA from the coding sequence ATGGACCGCTCCACTCCGAAGGCGATGACCGACACTCCGGTCGGTCGGCGCAGCATGTTGGCCCTCGCCGGCCTCCCACTGCTGCTGGCCGGCTGCGGGACGGTCGGAACGACCTCCCTGACCAGAGGCGGACGCTCAGCATCCGACGTCAGGGTCGCCACCTACCTCACTCCGTCCTACAAGGACCTCTACCCGGGCATCGAGATGTTCGTCGACACCGCGGCCGAGGCCGAAGGCGTCAGCGTCGATCTCTACGATTCGGGCACACTGCTCAATGCCGAACAGACGATCCCCGGACTGCTCCAGGGCGTCGCCGACGTGGTGGTGCAGACGAGCTCCTACGTCTCGACGAGCTACCCCATCCTCGGCGTCTACGAGCTGCCCTTCGTCAACGAGGGGTTCGAACAGATCCGTCGAGCACTGGCCTTCGACGGGCCGCTGACCCAGCTCATCAATGAGACCCTGCGGCCGCGTGGACTCGTCAGCCTCGGATCGATGCCGACGACTCCCGAGTGGCTCTTCACCGTCGACCGTCCGGTCGAGAAGCCCGAAGACGTCCGTGGCCTGCGCATCCGCACGGCCGGTCACGTCGAAGGCGAAGTGATTCGCAAGCTCGGCGGTTCACCGGTGTCGATGTCGTCGGCCGAACTCTATGAGGCCCTCGAGCGGGGGACGATCGACGGCATGGTCAGCTACATGGGGACGGTCATCTCCCGCGACCTGCAGAACGTCCTCAGATTCGGGACCGAAGCCCACTTCGGCGACTACAGCGTCGACGCCTACGCGAATGTCGACTGGTACGACGCTCTGCCGAACGCCACCCGAGAGGCGCTGCGCAACGGCGGCAGAATGCTCAACGAACAGGGGACGGACCACCAGGTTGCGGTTCATGAGGACACATACCGCGGGATCATCGAGAGCTCCGGAGTCGAGGTCCTCACGCTCGATGAGCAGCAGACCACAAGGTTCCGGAAGGCAACGACTCCGGTCCTCGAATGGTGGAAGCAGAAGGTCGACGATCCCGACCTTGTCGAGAGGGCGCTCAAGTTGGTGAGGTCGGCATGA
- a CDS encoding acyl-CoA dehydrogenase family protein gives MSNEDSTDIRIDLRGLVDKICAEFPDEYWRQMDEEKAYPEAFVDTLTTTGCLGALVPEEYGGLGLGLGDASVILETINRNGGNAGPVHAQLYTMGALLRHGSDEQRTKYLPGIASGQLRLQAFGVTEPTAGTDTTSLRTTAVRDGDEYVVNGQKVFISRVQHSDLMILLARTTPLDRVEKKSHGLSLFIIDIRELDGLTVSPLKTMVNHETNELFFNDMRIPASALIGEEGRGFRYVLDGMNAERILIAAECIGDGRWFVDRAAKYAGEREVFGRPIGANQGVQFPIARNHIDVEAADLMRWKAADLFDAGQPCGAEANMAKLLAADASWRAADTTLQTHGGYGMTTEYDIERKFRETRLYQVAPISTNMILSFVGQHVLGMPRSF, from the coding sequence ATGAGCAACGAGGACTCCACCGATATCCGCATCGATCTGCGCGGACTGGTCGACAAGATCTGCGCCGAATTCCCGGACGAGTACTGGCGGCAGATGGATGAGGAGAAGGCCTACCCCGAAGCCTTCGTCGACACGCTGACCACGACGGGCTGCCTCGGCGCCCTGGTCCCGGAGGAATACGGCGGACTGGGGCTGGGACTCGGCGATGCCTCGGTGATCCTCGAGACGATCAACCGCAACGGGGGCAATGCCGGCCCCGTCCACGCTCAGCTCTACACGATGGGCGCCCTGCTGCGCCACGGCAGCGACGAGCAGCGCACGAAGTATCTGCCCGGCATCGCCTCCGGTCAGCTGCGACTGCAGGCGTTCGGCGTCACCGAGCCCACCGCAGGCACGGACACGACGAGCCTGCGCACGACCGCGGTCCGCGACGGCGACGAGTACGTCGTCAACGGCCAGAAGGTCTTCATCTCCCGCGTCCAGCATTCGGATCTCATGATCCTGCTCGCCCGCACCACCCCTTTGGACCGGGTCGAGAAGAAGTCCCACGGCCTCTCGCTGTTCATCATCGACATCCGCGAGCTCGACGGGCTCACGGTCAGCCCCCTGAAGACCATGGTCAACCATGAGACCAATGAACTGTTCTTCAACGACATGCGGATCCCCGCCTCAGCGCTCATCGGGGAGGAAGGACGCGGCTTCCGCTACGTCCTGGACGGGATGAACGCCGAACGCATCCTCATCGCCGCCGAATGCATCGGTGACGGACGCTGGTTCGTCGACCGCGCGGCGAAGTACGCCGGCGAGCGTGAGGTCTTCGGACGCCCGATCGGGGCGAACCAGGGCGTTCAGTTCCCGATCGCGAGAAATCACATCGACGTCGAAGCCGCCGATCTCATGCGCTGGAAGGCCGCCGATCTCTTCGACGCGGGCCAGCCCTGCGGTGCCGAGGCGAACATGGCCAAGCTCCTGGCCGCCGACGCCTCATGGAGGGCCGCGGACACCACGCTGCAGACCCACGGCGGCTACGGAATGACCACGGAGTACGACATCGAGAGGAAGTTCCGGGAGACCCGGCTCTACCAGGTGGCACCGATCTCGACGAACATGATCCTCTCCTTCGTCGGACAGCACGTCCTGGGCATGCCCCGTTCATTCTGA
- a CDS encoding MaoC family dehydratase: MTTHTGWHGRFFEDFVVGDVYEHPLGRTVTTTDNMWFTLLTQNTAPVHFDHEYAKRTEFGQPLVNSAFTLSLVTGQTVGDVSQNVFANLAWDKIKLPNPVFEGDTLHSRTTVLDRRESNSRPSVGIVSVATEGFNQRGEIVVSFERTVMVYRRGFGPRAEASTPTPAEEN, translated from the coding sequence ATGACCACGCACACCGGCTGGCACGGCAGATTCTTCGAGGACTTCGTCGTCGGCGATGTCTACGAGCATCCGCTGGGGCGAACCGTGACCACGACCGACAACATGTGGTTCACGCTGCTGACCCAGAACACGGCGCCCGTGCACTTCGACCACGAATACGCGAAGAGGACGGAGTTCGGTCAGCCCCTGGTGAACTCCGCGTTCACGCTCTCCCTCGTCACCGGACAGACCGTCGGCGACGTGTCGCAGAACGTCTTCGCCAACCTCGCCTGGGACAAGATCAAGCTGCCCAATCCCGTGTTCGAGGGCGACACCCTGCACTCACGCACCACGGTCCTCGACCGGCGCGAATCGAACTCGCGTCCCAGCGTGGGCATCGTCAGCGTGGCGACCGAAGGATTCAATCAACGCGGCGAAATCGTCGTCAGCTTCGAGCGGACCGTCATGGTCTACCGGAGAGGCTTCGGCCCCCGCGCCGAGGCGAGCACACCGACACCAGCAGAGGAGAACTGA